A window of Acidobacteriota bacterium genomic DNA:
GAAGAATCGGCGCGACGGTTTCCCGACCACCTCCGCGGTGATCCCGGTCGCGTACTCCAGCGCGGCGACGAAGGGGCCGGCGTCGAGAACCACCCCGCGCACCGGGCCCGCGTGCCAGAAGCGGTTCTTGTGGAGGGCGAGGAGCTTCGCACCGCCGCGAAGGTGCAGGAAGGCGCGGTTGAGAAGGTCATAGGTGAACCCGGGGCCCATGTCCCCCACGACGACCCAGTCGGGACGTTCCTCCACGATCTCGATGCCGTCGAAGTCCTCGAGAGCCTGCGGCGGGACCAGGGCGAAGGCGCGCCGCAGTCCCGAACCGACGATGCTCGCGCGCGCGAGGCTCGCGGGGATCAGCACCTCGTCGCGGTGCGCGGCGATCCCCGAATCGCAAAGCGCTGCGGCCGTCGCCGCGCGCGGGCGGCGCGTGGTGTTGGTCGTGAACCGCACGGTGAGGCCGCGCGCGCGGGCCCTCGCGACCGCTTCGGCTGCTCCCGGGAAAGCCCTTTCGCCGTCGAGGAGGGTGCCGTCGACGTCGAGGAGAACCGCGCCCGGGTTCACGGCGCGCCGGTGCGGAGCGCCGCCGTGTACTCCGCGGCGATCGCGAGTTCGAGATCCCTGTGGGCGTACTGCGGGGGCGCCCCCGCGCGGTACAGGTCGCGGTACCAGCGCGCGATCCGCTCGAGCCACACGGCGAACGGGGTGGGGGCGTAGCCGATCTCCGCCCTCGCGCGATCGATCGACGGGATCTGGCTGACCGGCTGCGTGAACGGCGAGAACGAGCGGTCGAGGCCCCGCGCGTCGAGGGCCGAGAGCGGGATCGGGATCGTCTCGACGGGGCGGCCGAGGAAGCCGGCCGACATCTCGACGACGCGGCGCAGCTCGAGGATCTCGCCGCACGCCAGGTTGTAGGCGCGCCGGAGCGCGACGGACTTTCCCGGGAGGTCCGCCAGCGTCTCGGCGGCGTCCCCGACGTACATCTGCCGGAAGCAGGCGACGCCGGCGTCGGGAAGGACGAGAGGGCGGCCGTCGTCGATCCGCTGGAAGTACGAGATGTGCCTCAGCGTTGGGTCGGCCTCCCCCCCCACGATGGGCATGCGGATCGCGGTGAAGGGGAAGTCCCTCTCGCGGCCGGCCGCGGCGTAGACCTCCTCGGCCTTGCGCTTCGCGTAGCCGTACGCGTATTCGATGCTCGACGGCCGCTCCTCGAAATCCGAGAGGCGCTCGAAGTCCTCCTCGCCGACCGGGCAGGGGAAGTCGCCGGTGCACCAGTAGACGCTGCACGTCGAGATGTGGATGAAGTGCGCCGTCCGGCCGGCGAAGGCGTCGACGGCGAGGGCCGCGCCGGCGGCGTCGTACGCCAGGAAGTCGAAGATCCCGTCGCGCCCCGCGTGCGCGGCGCGCGCGAGATCTCCGGGGCTCCCGCGATCCCCGAGGACGCGGCCGACGCGATTTCCGAACGGGTCGAGCTTCTGCCCCCGGTTGAAGAGCGTGACCTTGTGGCCGCGCGCCAGCAGGGCCTCGACGAGGCGCCGGCCGATGAAACGGGTGCCGCCGAGGACGAGGAGCTTCAAGTCAGAAGACCGAGCGCTCGCAGGTGTGTCGCGATCTCGAGCCTCGCGGCGGGGGTGGCGGGGGGAAGCGGCGGCCTCGGGTCGCCGCCGTGGTAGTGCAGCAGATCGAGGGCCGCCTTGAGCCCGCCGATCCCGTGCAGCCGCGTCACGGCCGCGGCGAGGGGCATCAGCTTTTCGTTGCCCGACCGCGCCGCCGTCGCGTCGCCGCGGCGCGCGGCGGTGCCGATGTCCGTGCACAGGCGCGGCGCGACGTTCGCCACCGCGAGCACGCCGCCGGCGGCTCCGGCGAGGAGCCCGTCCGCCCACACGCGCGCGCTGCCGATGAGGACGTGGAAGGGGGCTCCCCCCTCGCGACGCACTGCCACGAGCGACTTGACGTTCTCGAGATCGCCGCCGCTGTCCTTGATGCCGACGATTCTCGGATGGGCGGCGAGCTTCGCGACGAGCGCCGGCGACAGCGGGACGCCGGTGAACTGCGGGACGGAGTAGAGGATGACCGGGCCGGGCGACGCGTCGGCGACGCTCCGGAAGTGCTTCTCGAGGACCATGTCGGTGTACTCGGGCTTGTAGTACGTCGGGGCGCCGAGGAGGACCGCGTCGGCCCCCAGATCGAAGGCCTCGCGCGTCGCGCGGACGGCGGCGAGGGTCGACTCGCGCCCGGTTCCGACGAGGAGGAGCTTCTTCCCCTTCTCGGCGGCCCGGCGGGCGGCGCCGATCGCCTCACGCTTCTCCCCCTCCTCGAGGAGGGGGGCCTCGCCGTTCGACCCGAGCACGACGTATCCGTCGAGCGGCTCGTCGTTCCACCGGGCGATGTTCTCGGCGATGTGCGCGGCCGAGATGCGCCAGCCTTCGAAGACGGTCGGGATCGGCGGGAAGAGGCCTCGCAGATTCACCATGCTGTGGGCTCCCATGGAGGCGATCGACGGGCAGTCTAACACGGGGCCGCGCCGCGTCGAACTGTTAGACTGCCGCGGCCATGAGAGCCCCCTCCGCCTGCCTGCCGCTCGCCCTCGTGGCCGCGGCACTCGGTTTTTCCGAGTCGGCCGCGGCTCCCCTCTCCGGCGCTCCCAATCGCGTCTCCTTCCCGTTCGTCACGGCGCAGCCGTGGATCCTCGGCGAAGGGAGCACCGAGCTCGGCGCGGAGGGATCGTGGATCGATCACGAGCGGTCCCCCTTCAGTGACCTGAGCGCGGGAGCGCTCGATCGCACCCGCGTCTCGATGCAGGCGCTCGCCTCGCGCGGGCTCGGCGATCGCGTCGAGGCGTCGCTCCGGTACGGGCTCCAGGGATCGTACGGGAACGACTCCGCGGGGCACCCCCAGCCCACCGACGTGAGGGTGGATCTCGGGTACGCGCACGACGGCCGGGAGGACACGGGGGTCGCCTCGGCCTTCCACTTTCTCGCGAAGGTGCCCACGGCCCCCGACCGGCACGGCGGCGGGACCGACGAGGCGGACGTCGGATTCTCCTTGACCTCCGGAGCGAGGACTCGCGGCTCGGGGATTTTCGGCTCGGCCGGGCTCCTCCTTCTCGGAAATCCGCTCCGCCACGGCTCGCAGGATGACGTCGTGACGTACGGCCTCGGCGGTTGGCTCGGCCCCGAGGAGTCGCTCTCGGTCACGACGGAGATCGAGGGGCAGATCTTCTCGCGCTTCCACAACTCGTCCGGCTACTTTCACCTCGGGGTGCGTCGAGCCTACCGGCGGGCCTCGGGGGAGGGGATCGCCGGATCGCTGTCGTTTTTTCGAGGTTTCGATGGCGACTCGTCGCGCTGGGGGATCACCGCCGGGCTCGCGTGGATCACCAGGCACGGTCGCTGACCATCCGTCCGGAATCGTGAAATCAGTTGGGCTAGTGACGATTCGGCCCGCCCGTCGGCGAGGGGTCGCTCGATTCCGCGTGGCCGTCCCGCGAATTCACCGTACACTTCGCCCACGTCCGCGCCATCGTGGGGCGCTCTCCTGCAGCGCCCCGGCGGACCGGGAGTTCCCGAGGTTGCCGATCCGGCCAGGTCTGAAGATCAGCGCCGCGATCTTCGCCGTCGCGCTCGCGTCGGCGGACGCGCGCCCATCGTGGGGGGCCTCTCCGGCGCCGAGGGTGCGGGCTCCGGAGGACGCAGGCGCCATGCTTGGGGAGCTCCATCCCGACTACGCTTCCTACATTCATGCGGTGAGGGTGATCCGCGGCGATGCCGCGGCCCCGTCGGCGCAGTCCCTCTACTCGGGGCTGGTTCGATCGGGGGGAGCCGATCCTCGCGAGAAGAAAGACGCCCCCGCGAGCGGATGGGGGGCGCGCAACGACATCGTCCTCTTCCCCGCAGCCCTCGATCCGGCGCGGTCCGACGCGTGGCGACGGCTGATCCTCGACCACGAGTACTTCCACGCGAGGCACCTCGCGCGGGGGTGGAGCGTCCCGCTGGTCGATTTCGGCGACGCGGCGGCGACGCACGATTTCTACGAGGCCGCGGCGTGGGGGTACGTCCGCGAGCGGGCCGCGCGCGGGACCTACGGCGAGCTGACCGCGGCCGAAACGCGGGAAGTTCGCGCGATCTACGAGCGACATTTTCAGGCCATACGGGCCTTCATTCTCGAACGGCAGCCCGCGGCATGGACTCACTTTCGCCGGTTCATGCCCGACACGGACGACGACGGCGCCCGCCGGCAAGCGCCTGGGGAACGGGAGGGATCGATGCTGTCCGCGTCCCGCACCGCTCCCGGCGCGGCGGCCGTCACCGCGAGCGCCGCGCCCTAGGGCGCGGCGGCGCGGAGCTTGGGGGGGCTCGTCCGTGAGCCCCTCGGGGCGCTGCCCGACGAGGGTGACCGGCCCTGGAGGTGTGCCGGACCGTCAGCGATCGCCGGCCAGCTCCTTCAGCATCTCCCAGACCCTCGGCTGGTCCGGGTTGAGCGCGAGGGACTGGCGGAGCAGATCCGCGGCCCGGCGCACCTCACCCTTCTGCGCCCACGCGACCGCCATCGCGTCGAGGAGCTCGGGGGCGGGGGGGGCGTCACCCGGGGCGACGCCTTTCTGGAGGACGGCCAGCGCCTCGTCGGTCCTGCCGAGCTTTCCCAGCGCCGCGCCGAGGTTGACGCGGCACTCGAGGTCTCCGGGATCGATGCGGAGGGCGCGAGAGAGAACGTCCACGGCCTCCGCGAGCCTTCCCGTCCTCCCGTAGAGCGCCCCGAGGTTCGCCATCGTGCCGCCGAAGTCGGGGGCGGTCGCAAGCGCGGCCTTGAACTCCCGTTCGGCCCCGGCGGCGTCTCCACTCTTCTGGAGGATCAGCCCGAGCCAGTTGTGGTGCAGCACGCTGGCCGGATTCTCCGCGAGCGCGCGGCGGAGATCCCCCTCGAGGGAGGGCTCGGCGCCCGCGCGCAATTTCATCTGGAAGAGGCGCGTCATCGCCTCGGTGGAGGTCGGCTCGAGCCTCAGCCCCTCCCTGAGCAGCGCCTCGGCCTCGCCCACCCCTCCCGAGTCGAGGGCGAGGACAGCCAGCGCCACCGGGATCTCGGAGACCGCGGGGCGCGCGGCTCCGAGACGCTCGAGCGTCCCGCGGGCGCCCGCGGCCGAATGCGTCTGGATGGCGAGCCCGGCGTACTGGATGTAGAGGCCCCCTTCGACGCTCGGGCTCGACTCGATGGCGCGAAGGGTCAGCGCCTCGGCCTCCGAGATCTCTCCCTCCCTGACGCGGACGCCCGCGAGGCCTATCAGGGCCGGCGGGTAGTCGTCCTTGAGCTTCAGCGCCGCCTCGAACTCGCGCGCCGCCTCGGCGGTCTCATTCTTCTGGAGGTGCAGGGCGCCGACGTTCGTGTGGGCGGTGAGCGTCTCGGGGGTGGCACCATCGATCTCCCCGCCGGGGGCGGCGCCCGCCTCGGCGGTGCCGCTCCCCTTCCCGGCGCTGCCGATGTAGCCGAGCGAGCGGAGGTTCTCGAGCATCGCCTCGCGCCCCTCGGCGTCCTCCTGGTCGCCCGCCGGGGCCGCGGCGGCCACGGCGGGGGCGCGGTCGAGCGGGCCGTAGCTCGGGATGGGCGCGGCCTTCGCGGCGCCGGGAAGCGAGACCAGGGCGTGCCCCGGCATGTCGGCGGCGGCCGGAAGCCCCGCGAGGGCGAGCACCGTCGGCGCGATGTCCATGAGCGTGACGCTCTCGAGCGATCCTTCCGAGATGCCGGGCCCCGCGAGCGCCGCGATGCCGTAGGGGCGGTGCCACTTCGCGGGCTTCCCCGCGATGTCGGGTGTGTCGTCCTTCGGCCGGTCCCCCCCGTTGCGGAAGCCGTGGTCGGAGATCACCAGGACGTACGACGCGGGATCGACGGCGGCGAGGATCTCGCCGAGCATCGCGTCCTGGACCTCGTAGTAGGCGCCGACGGTCCGCGCGTACCTCGCGGCGTCGGCGGCCCCGCACGCCGGCAGCGGCGGATCCGAGCAGTGCTCGAACCGGTGCGACACCTCGTCGATCCCCTGGTAGTAGATCGAGAAGAGGTCGGGCTGCCCGAGCCGGAGGATGTCGAGGGCCACCGCGTGGTAGGTGCGCGCGGCGGCGACGATCCGCAGGAGGTGCACGAGCCGGTCGCGGGAGGCGTCGTCGCCTCCCCGCGCCGCCGCGGCCCGCGCGGCCCGGATCTCTTCGGGGCCGACCGCGGCGAGGCGCTCGATCTCCGCGTCGGTGACGTCGGCCGGGCGCACCACGCGCGCGCGCACCGCAGGCCCGAGGGCGGCCGGGGAGACGAGCGCGGCGTCGCCGCGTCCCACGTCCCGGACGTCGAAGAGCGAGTAGGCCACGCGATCCGAGACGATGGCGCCGCGGATCGGCTCGGCGGGCCAGGTGGCCCACCAGGCGACGAAGGCGGAGGAGAGACCGCGCTCCGAGAAGATGTTCCACAGCGCCTTCACGCGCCGGTACTTCGACGAGATCGGCGCCTTCTCCCCGGTCGCCTCGTCCGGGACCAGG
This region includes:
- a CDS encoding TIGR01458 family HAD-type hydrolase, which encodes MNPGAVLLDVDGTLLDGERAFPGAAEAVARARARGLTVRFTTNTTRRPRAATAAALCDSGIAAHRDEVLIPASLARASIVGSGLRRAFALVPPQALEDFDGIEIVEERPDWVVVGDMGPGFTYDLLNRAFLHLRGGAKLLALHKNRFWHAGPVRGVVLDAGPFVAALEYATGITAEVVGKPSRRFFDLALADVGLPPDQVLVVGDDIVNDILGGAAAGCRTALVRTGRYEPGAAEAAGARPDLTLDSIADLLPD
- a CDS encoding NAD-dependent epimerase/dehydratase family protein yields the protein MKLLVLGGTRFIGRRLVEALLARGHKVTLFNRGQKLDPFGNRVGRVLGDRGSPGDLARAAHAGRDGIFDFLAYDAAGAALAVDAFAGRTAHFIHISTCSVYWCTGDFPCPVGEEDFERLSDFEERPSSIEYAYGYAKRKAEEVYAAAGRERDFPFTAIRMPIVGGEADPTLRHISYFQRIDDGRPLVLPDAGVACFRQMYVGDAAETLADLPGKSVALRRAYNLACGEILELRRVVEMSAGFLGRPVETIPIPLSALDARGLDRSFSPFTQPVSQIPSIDRARAEIGYAPTPFAVWLERIARWYRDLYRAGAPPQYAHRDLELAIAAEYTAALRTGAP
- a CDS encoding dihydrodipicolinate synthase family protein; its protein translation is MVNLRGLFPPIPTVFEGWRISAAHIAENIARWNDEPLDGYVVLGSNGEAPLLEEGEKREAIGAARRAAEKGKKLLLVGTGRESTLAAVRATREAFDLGADAVLLGAPTYYKPEYTDMVLEKHFRSVADASPGPVILYSVPQFTGVPLSPALVAKLAAHPRIVGIKDSGGDLENVKSLVAVRREGGAPFHVLIGSARVWADGLLAGAAGGVLAVANVAPRLCTDIGTAARRGDATAARSGNEKLMPLAAAVTRLHGIGGLKAALDLLHYHGGDPRPPLPPATPAARLEIATHLRALGLLT
- a CDS encoding alkaline phosphatase family protein: MSQTGSPAGASRALRRTLLGVAAIAVAAGAAALLHVSRPGAPAVPESSGAPPDLARTLAHPIVLIGLDGADWQIAGPLIDAGKLPNLARLRRDGLSGSMRSAPPLLSPLLWTTAATGKSPEKHGIVDFLVPDEATGEKAPISSKYRRVKALWNIFSERGLSSAFVAWWATWPAEPIRGAIVSDRVAYSLFDVRDVGRGDAALVSPAALGPAVRARVVRPADVTDAEIERLAAVGPEEIRAARAAAARGGDDASRDRLVHLLRIVAAARTYHAVALDILRLGQPDLFSIYYQGIDEVSHRFEHCSDPPLPACGAADAARYARTVGAYYEVQDAMLGEILAAVDPASYVLVISDHGFRNGGDRPKDDTPDIAGKPAKWHRPYGIAALAGPGISEGSLESVTLMDIAPTVLALAGLPAAADMPGHALVSLPGAAKAAPIPSYGPLDRAPAVAAAAPAGDQEDAEGREAMLENLRSLGYIGSAGKGSGTAEAGAAPGGEIDGATPETLTAHTNVGALHLQKNETAEAAREFEAALKLKDDYPPALIGLAGVRVREGEISEAEALTLRAIESSPSVEGGLYIQYAGLAIQTHSAAGARGTLERLGAARPAVSEIPVALAVLALDSGGVGEAEALLREGLRLEPTSTEAMTRLFQMKLRAGAEPSLEGDLRRALAENPASVLHHNWLGLILQKSGDAAGAEREFKAALATAPDFGGTMANLGALYGRTGRLAEAVDVLSRALRIDPGDLECRVNLGAALGKLGRTDEALAVLQKGVAPGDAPPAPELLDAMAVAWAQKGEVRRAADLLRQSLALNPDQPRVWEMLKELAGDR